attttctctgccTTGCAGTGCAAAAGATCAGATTCTGTTTTCTTATAGTCTTCACAAGCCAGCCAGAACTCAATATTCTCCTCACTGAACTCAGACTTAAGGAAATTTCCAAACACATTCTGACCAGCTAAAAAGGAAGGGAACAATTAAATTAATCAAGCCAATAAATAATAACTTGCAGAAGTAATTTGTAAGGAAAATAACTACTGAATTCTCTTGCTGTAAAATAAGATATGGCTACTGCTGGAATAGCCATATCACAGTTTGTAGAGAAGGAAAGGCCTTAGAGTTTCCTTTATTTACAGAAGAGGAATCTGAGACCAAACTTGTCCTCAATCACATAGCTGCTTAGTGTGGCCACATAACTGTGCTTACTTCCTTTTGTATTTAAATAAAGATTTGGCTCTGCTGATTATAAAACAATGTGTTTTCTTATAGACTAACAGCTTCGCGAGAATGTAGAATATTTCAAGGAAGCAAACGTGAACTGCAAAGGGCATTAACATCATGTTAATAACTacaaatataatttccaaatCCAATTCATATTAGATAATTGTAGGCCTATATATAACCTACGCACCTGATACACTAATTACACTAATTACATTTGCTGAAGTTGCTGAGACTTATATGAGTCATTTATGTGCCATTTATTTGATAACTGAGTTATATACTACATCTGATAATAAGATAAATGAGCTAGGTTGAACTACTCCATCCCCAAAGAAGCCTCCTGAGGGTGTTTCTGGGGAGGAGAGATAGTTTACTCTTCAGACAGAAACCAAGCTGCATGTCTACACCTCTTCACCTTCTCATTCCAGTAGGACTGCAATACCCATAACAAGAAGAAGggaacataatttcattccttccCTTCTTTGGTCAGAAAATCCCCACAAGACCGTTTGTGTTTAAATATCCTTTTTCACTTTCTATGTTATAACATGTATCATAGTATATATGAAATGcaattatttactttgtttttgaacCACCTTCAAGGTAGAAAGGGACTGTATCTTTGCTTCTGAATCCTTTTGCCTCGAAAATGCCTATCACATAAATGTGAGATGAATGAGAGAATTtatgaatgataaaatattaactgTATGAATGAATCCTACTCTTTATATCTTATAAAAATACGTCCTTTAGGCAACTTTCAAAGTCACAATTAACATGTTGAGATATTTGGTTTACTCTTAAAACTCTAAACTTCAGAACCCcaacctatttttaattttgtttctataatgATCAATGAAAGTGCCTAATTGCCTTGGCAGATTTGTCTAAAATACTGTGGTGGAATTAAGTGTTAAGTCAGTATATCACACAGAGGCCTACTATGCTGGAGTTATCAATGGCCATAGAAAAGTCAGACTACAACTTTTTGTATACTTGCTACCCCAAATACTGTATTTTAATGAAGTCTTTCAATCTATTAGGGTATTGAGCTGAATCAAAAAACATTCAATGATTAACGTGTACTTACTTTGGTTGGCAAGAAGTTTTTCTAGAGATTGAGACCACTGCATTACTTCATCAGCAGAAAGTCTGCAGGGAACAAAATTTAAGcacattaataaaacattttttatgtaaGCCCAAATGAAATCAGAATGGCTGCTGGCTTTTGAAAATTTCACAAACTAAGACTAGTTACCATATGTTTTATTAACCTAGATTTATCAGAATCCTTTAGAATTACCATAAGTATGAAAAAATGCCAATAAGgtttgaaaaattcaaatagataaaaatctgacagtacaaaaataaatagcaagTATAAACacatgtttatatttaatttacattGGTACTAATGTAGTCTAATCTTATTTGGCTTAttacctaagagaaatgaaaccCATCATGTGCAGTACTAGTCTTTTACTAGGCTAGAAAACGGGTACCTGGACTGATCTTGTAAATGATAGTTCAATGGATTAGTGCACGTACATGTCTTTCGACTTGGAAGACTTCATTCCAGATTCCAGATGTGGGATCATAGATCTCAGGTATGCTTTCACGTCCATTCCACtataagagacagaaaataagtaCTCATATTTCTCCAGCAGAATTCATCTTATTTGTAAAACGAACAAAGCATGGTGTAAATGCTCTAAGGAATAAGACAATGACAAAAGTAGCTGATAACACATTTTACTATATACTCAGACAGGGCTCATTTTTATGAGTCCGTGTCTGGCAAAATTCCCACCTAATTTAATGCCATAGCatgatttacttttttaatatgaCCAAATCTTATAAATTGCAACAGGCAGTTGCTCCGGTCTGGTTGAGCCAAATGCTCATGTTCTCTTCCATTCGTTCACACTCCCTCTGCCATTAGAGATAATCCAAGTGAGACACCAGAGGAACTTACAATGTCTTTGGCCTCCTTTTTTGCGTTTTGTCATCCAGAAGTGAATGACCAGTTtctttcaagtcctttgggtttgCGGAGAAGAACATTCCTGGCATTTTGTCCAGCCTTGGCGTGGAGATGGCTGCTGCTCTCATGGTCCTCTCTCTGCAAACGTCTGCTCGCCAACGTCTCTGCTGCTTTATATAGAGAAGGCAGACAGGCTCTGGCTGCACAAGGGAGGCTGTTTATCAAGTGATGTTACCGCAGACACTGCAAGTTCCTCCTTCCTTGGTGTGTTGTGACGTgtgccttgaaaaaaaaaaaaaaagcctacagTGATGTGGTTGAAACTTAACCAAATGAGAGCAGTCACTTGattagaaagaaaatcaaacactCAGAGGCACACACATATACTATGGGGCCAAAGCAGCCCCTGTCTTTGGTTTGAGGTGGTGCTCATTTCCTCTTGAAAATTGTGCATTCCAAACAAAATGATTCATTTGGTGTATTTATTgtataaattagaaatcaactttAGAGTTGTATCCCCCTCAACGCTTCGGATAGTCCTTGACTACAACACCATCTGATCACAATATTTAAAAGAGATTCTCCTTGTCAGGAAATAgtgtaaaggaaacaataatttttGTTCAATTATTTTTGCACCTATCTGGTAGGAAGAAGAGATCTTAGAGGCTGTCTTCATCTTGTCCCTCTTGGACTCTTATCCCTTATTTCCATGGCTTGAAGTTTTCATGCTGAAGTTCTCCAACGGGTGTGTTAAACATCCTACTGGTGATGTTGAAGGTGATTTTAGAGtacattaatttaatataattctaatatttattaGTAATCTAATAACTAATTGTATCAAACTGTGATTGTTTACATATTTCTGCTTAGGAAAAGAAcaaggtaaaaataaacaaatctataaataaaatataattgatacACATATATGGCATAATATATGGATAGACTAAAGAATCACACAGTAGCAGGAAAAAACATTCAAGGTAAAATAAGAGTTTATTAGATAGATCAATAAATTGAATGTCTCATGAGTTGatctttcatttcaaattttggcAGTATCACTGGATACAGCCTGTTTAATCTCCATTAAAGCTCTattaaaagtctaaaaaaaatCCAGGGAACTAGATGACTAACTGCTTATCAGAATAGAAGTGTTAGTGTAATATAAGCTCTTACAGAGTTCATAGAGTACTATGGCTTAGTTATAGAGTACCTAGTTTAACTTAAACTTCCCTTGGATCTTGTTTTTACTTAGATCTAGTTTTTACTTAGACTCCTATTGGCATTGGTAGAGTTGGTAAAAAAGGAGGAGAGTATTAATTTTCCTGGCCTGATTCTATCATTAGGATAAGCAATATTAGAAGGAAATGCATTGGTGATATTACTTACTTACACACAGTCATGTGTGCACATTATAAATAATAGCATCATTTGATGTCAGAAAGATAGCAAGATGCATTGAGAAAGCAGTGAGACTTTGGAAGTGATCCAAACAGAATGGATAGGGCCCAAAGACTGATGACATAAAGACTTTGGTTTGTATACTTCCTGTGGTGTACTCCATACTTAATTTCCTGTTAAAATCTTCAGCATTGCTCCTGTTTATCTGGTGATCTCTCACTCCTCTAGATAATTTTGGGTCAGTTATGTtagacaaaaattatttaaagattatttCTGGTGTTCCATTATGACTATAAGGACTGACAGTTTCCCAAGTATGTTTCTGAATAGTTCTTTTGGATGTTAAAATAAGCATTATAAGAAAAAACAGCCGAAGCTAAGGTTATGGAACCAAAGAAGCCTGGGAAATGTTGGGTtcctgactttttaaagaatcataCCCTCTTTAAATAGGGAAAatagtttttagaaaaaaaatgttctaatacCACATTAGGAAACTCTGGTCTGAGACCAGAATAAATATTTGCCTCTTATGTATTAAGGAATTGCTTTATACTTCCCAAGATTTTTCTACCATAATGTAGTCTTTTGGGCTCAAGTATTTGCAAGCAATTCCAATAGCATGCTTCCAAGTTCAAATATAGAAATAATCCCCTGAGAGCAGAGGTTCTTTTGAAATTCCTTTATCGCCATTGACTGTTGAAGCCTTCTCCGTGGTACAGTAATAGAGATGTTCTTTCAAAGGCCACTTGCTAGTCCACTCAAGGTTTATATGTGCCTGACCAAGGCAAATTTGATTCTGTTCTATCAGCAAGGGCTGAGGAGTCCATGGCAGAGCATTGAGAGTTCCCTATAGGTCTCCTGTAGTGTCACCATCTGGTCCTTCTTTGTGAAATTCATTAAGAAAAGACAAGCCGGTAACTAAATTTAATCAATGACTTTAGTTGAGGTTGTAGAGGATTTCAAAAAAGCCACTAGAAGAAACAAAGACTCTTGCaaacaatttcactttttttttttttattctttgaaattatgCTTCGGTAACCAGGTTAGAGTTAAGAAAAGTAATACTTCATGTAGTATGCTCTTTGAaattaattaactttattttaaaagcaatttcgATTCACAGTGATTTTGAGTAGAAAATGCAGAGTTCCCATCTATTCCCACCCTTCACCACGCCCCAGACTCCACCACCAATGCCATCTCTCATCCATGTGGTTTGTTATAACCAATGAACCTGCATTGGCACATCAGTGTCATCCAGAGCTCATAGTTTACATCagagttcactcttggtgttatGTATTCCATAGATTTTGATAATTGTACAGTGAATATACTTATCATTATAGAATCACACAGAACAACTTCCCTTCCCTTAAAGTACCaatgttgtattttaaaacacCTTGGAGACAGATTCAGTAAAACACTTCAGGTTGTGGCTATCAATTTTGATGGGAAAAATGAGGGAGATTTTAATCTTTGCTGAACTGACTTTACATTTTGTTTCCTGAACACTAGTAGGGAAAACTTTGTCAATTGACATTTTCAACCTTGGATGGATTGCACTGATGTTGGATCTTTATAATatcactgaatttttttgttgtggATGTTAAGAATGTGGGATAAAGAAAACGATTATGAGATTGtaccttaaaaatatatctacTGGAAGTGTCGGTGATATGAGCAGAAATTTTGATCATTAGAAGCACAATGTCCTTGATTCATTAAATTTAATTGCATCTTGCAATGTATCAGACATAAGGTGCTGCAAATACAGAGAGAATGAATCTCTGTCCTGTGGGGTGGGATTCAAGGTATAGTAGAGCAGAGAGTAGGGTAAATAAAGAGAAGTTGCATCAGAGAGAAATATTCAGAAGAAGGAATGCAAGCGAGATTAACTTTGGAAGTATGAGAAAGGAAGCATAATGCTTCCATATTTActacaaaatcagcatatatCTTCTTTGCCTctcctgcatttgctttcatcACTCCttggaaaagtaaaaaggataaaaaagatGTCAATGGGGATATGGTCTTCAGCAAGTAGACACTTCACACATGTTTAAGAATTGTGGAAGAATGGATCCTTATGTACACAGACTTTCAAAGGGGCTCTGGAAGACTGTTGTATTTGCAAAATCATTCAGTAATTAGAAAGTTAAACTACTGGAGTCTTTTATAGTTCCTCATTACCTGGTTCATTACCTTGGCCCACTCCTTGGGTCCTTTTTGGCTTCTGTCAATTCCTGAGTGGGTCTTCAAAGTTTATAGTGTTACCTACAGGGTTTCAGCTGAACTTCATACAGTTTTTTTTGAAAGTTTCAACAAAGGGGAGTTTGGAAGTTTTCTCCATGTGTGTGTAGGGTTGGTGGCGAAATTCATTTCTACTTTGTATCATTTGTGAATGAAAAGTTAAACATTTCAGTGTgtattaccattttattttctaaatgaagaaatccgttcaaagatttttaataaaagcagATATCTGCAAATTGGTGAATTTCAATGACCTCAGTAAATACAACTGAGCAAGATAAGAATctagtttctttttctcaaaaccctgCGATAGCTGACTTATCAACACTGAATATCTCCTTTCTATAATTCGAGGGTTTATAGAAAATTGAatgtgaatatttaaagaaaatcgAATTAGTTAATGGGCCCCATGTGATTCTATAAAATCTACTCACTCTTGATCCAATATTACCAATGAAGTTTTCATGAATAGCATCATTTTCCAGATCACTCTTCAAAGTACTGAAGAAATCTTTGATTAATATTATTTCTGATATACTTATTCCACTTtggattcattttaattaattatcacCCTACCCATTTAACAAGGGAGTCGTGTCTGACTTGATTTAACTGTGCTTGCAAATAAAATTCAGGTAGTACTAAAACAAGTGTCTCCTTATCAAGCTCAAGTACATGGAGAGCTGTGCTGTAAGAATATCAGCGATGGAATGTTCTGTTATATAACATATgacataaacagaaaagaaaggtgCTCAAAGGTCAGCATGGAGACAGTATCTGCAAAGGAAGGTACATTTTAAATATCAGGCAATCAATGACTGTTATCTCAAGTTGTTAATGACATTATTCCAGTATTTTGCCTTTGTTCTTAAGAAACATTGCAATGTTTACAACAGTGACTTACTTGCTTTGTTCTTCCTTGTTAATTATgtgattttcttagaaaaaaaatctatcaaggTTGCCTGACATACTTTATTCTTTCCAAAGCCTTGCTACTTATTGCtttcaaatatattcttattactttcaaatatattaaCTGTACTCTGTTTATGTCCTTTCCAGTGGTCTGCTTTTGTGTctgttatgtatttattttgttactacACGTTAATGCTGGACCCACTGGATGTGCATAGGTAGTGACCACTCTTAGCATGACCCTGCCTTACTGTGAGTACAAGTGATCTGTAGTATTACTGTTTTCTGTGCCTGTTCCACCCTTTTCAATTAAGCTTCATTTAttatcctcttttttcttctaattaaaaaaaaaaataagtgaaaggcCTTAAGCCTGTTGAATTGTAGTGATGTGATAATCCGGGTGCATTGCACAGGACTGTGAGTTCAGTTTCAAGTTGTAACTTCCCCTGTTGTGTGAGTTCGATAAGATCAGTTCACTTGTCAGTTCCTCTGGATGGAAGTCAAAGGTGATCCATAAGCAACTAACAGCTATTGCAGTGGAGTAGGAAGATTTTAGTCCTTTTCAGATTCTACAGTGATCAAAACTAGCCCCAGAAAAATTAGGATTTAGAATTTGCCATGGGGagtatgttttccatttttctttatatgttagaGCCCTTAGCCTAGACTTTTCTTTATAGAACTCAGTAAATTTGGCACTTCAGCTGCTCCTCGTAACAATGCAACTCTTCATTTACTGGGACCATCCTCCAGCTGTCCCTTTCTCtaccaatttttattttcctggacttccttttttttcttggttatttgTAAACTAGTGGGTTAAACAAATGTACAAATTTATGTAAGCTATATCGCCAGCCCTATGTTCAAATGGTAATGATGTGGAAAAATCCATAGACTATTCCTGACAATTCCAATCTAATTTTCTTGCCATCTGCTCTGTAGATAGACATCATAGATGGACATCAAGCATACCCAACTGCTGATCTTATCCAGCTCTAGGCTCCATGCCAATCCATAATGAGGCTGGAAAaagctaaattattttaaattaggaGTGGTGGAAAGTTTCTATTGTGGAATCATATTGagttatgtttctttctttctttcttttttttttttttaaataagatttttgtgGTTCTAAGTGTCAGTTACTCTAAATCGAGTATCAGTGGCTTAGGTAACAAAGATAAATGGAAGCATCCTGGGATAGTTTAAGTTTAATAAAAGGAAACACTGAAAACACTAACCCTTCCACAGATCATATACACTCGAGCTTGGGGTTGGGTGGTTACTCAGAATCTTTGTCAATTATGAATTTGCTCAGTCCAGGGCTAGCTACAAATGGGGGAAACTCTCAGCTTGTGAAGTTAGTATTTCACTCTTCCAAAGATGGAGActcctgaaataaaaatgatcactTATTCCTATTTTCCTCCTTCTGtgtgttttgtcttatttttcagtAGGTTGTGGAAGTAGAAAACCAGGGTAATTCATTTGGTGGAAACTCAAAGTTAGAAAAACCCtagattcttgctttattttttgtctcaGATGATGGGGAAGATCAGGAGATATAGAtttataaatttctgttattttccatGTGGAAATTAGGTAACATTGAGAaggttttgtcttctttttgttaCCATTATAAGgttttaaattctatttcatcTTTACTGTGTCTTGTATATGACTTTGTGGCTTTCCCCTTGTTGGTTCTGTTTTGACCACCTTCTTGGTTGAGACAGTAAGATTTCAGCATGTAAAATGCAGTGCATTGAATTACTAAAAGGAGCCTGACTTGCGTGGGAGTTTGTTTCATTCTGCCAGACTGgggtttctttttcaatattttgctcCAGTGGGGTGGAGACATGTTTGCCTCCCCATGAGAGAGGGAGCAGGCAGTGCAGACCTAGCGATGTGATTAGCAATGCCTGTATTCAACCCCAGGAGGCTggaggtgagcaggaagcagGGACACTAGAATGGAATAGGAGAATGTCACAGTATCCAGGATGCTCTCTGGTCTGTCACTTTCCTAAATTCACAGTTCACTGTAGAACAGCTATTGATTCCCAAGGAAACAGAGCACTTGAGGATggcaattgaaaataaaagttttaagacCCCATCTAATCCTGGAAGTCATATTCTTGAACACAAGTATCTGAAAGGTGGTCACATTTTATAATTCATCCTTTATATCTTCAGACAAATTTTTCAATTCATGGAAAATTAAAAGCTACCGAGAAGATCTAAGAATGATCAGTACATTAGAATTTCCCCGGCTTCATATAAAATTCCCCCTGATTTGGGGCAGTTAAAAGAGAGTGGAGTAATTCAAGGGAAAATGTCACCATTTCACTTCTCTTTTGTGTGAGAAGTGTGCCGTACATAAAATATCACTTCAGAATTAACTGAGAA
This genomic stretch from Sciurus carolinensis chromosome 12, mSciCar1.2, whole genome shotgun sequence harbors:
- the Rgs1 gene encoding regulator of G-protein signaling 1, yielding MRAAAISTPRLDKMPGMFFSANPKDLKETGHSLLDDKTQKRRPKTFGMDVKAYLRSMIPHLESGMKSSKSKDILSADEVMQWSQSLEKLLANQTGQNVFGNFLKSEFSEENIEFWLACEDYKKTESDLLHCKAEKIYKAFVHSDAAKQINIDFRTRESTAKKIKAPTHTCFDEAQKIIYTLMEKDSYPRFLKSNIYLNLLNDLQANSLK